Proteins encoded in a region of the Streptomyces sp. NBC_00258 genome:
- a CDS encoding SDR family oxidoreductase gives MSETEAVHSEEPPLLAVIGAAGLCGRYVLEAARRASFRVRAVVHGPAGRERVAALGADEIVEADLAEPDSVRRAVKDVDSVFMIPPAFHPEEDVFAIRALEAAENAGARRFVYLSVLHPHTPGLRHHLRKANAEAAVRGSDLDWTILQPSMFAQIVLSTWGRAPAGQVDVPFDVDHRFSFIDLRELAEVGVKVLSEQGHDSATYELAGPTTTPAEALRIAGRARGVELEARTIDWAKAPLPPGVEDDPSRGPDMRAMWQDYDRHGLHGNSNVLRMLLGREPASFAEAAAAFDVP, from the coding sequence GTGTCCGAAACGGAAGCCGTACACAGCGAAGAGCCGCCCCTGCTCGCGGTGATCGGGGCGGCCGGACTCTGTGGCAGGTATGTGTTGGAGGCGGCGCGGCGAGCTTCGTTCAGGGTCCGTGCGGTCGTGCACGGGCCGGCGGGCCGTGAACGGGTGGCCGCCCTGGGCGCCGACGAGATCGTCGAGGCCGATCTCGCGGAGCCCGACTCCGTCCGCCGGGCGGTGAAGGACGTCGACTCCGTGTTCATGATCCCGCCGGCGTTCCACCCGGAGGAGGACGTCTTCGCGATCAGGGCGCTGGAGGCGGCCGAGAACGCGGGCGCGCGACGGTTCGTGTACCTGTCCGTCCTCCACCCGCACACCCCCGGGCTCCGTCACCACCTGCGCAAGGCCAACGCCGAGGCCGCTGTGCGGGGTTCGGACCTGGACTGGACGATCCTCCAGCCCTCGATGTTCGCCCAGATCGTCCTGTCGACGTGGGGGAGGGCTCCCGCCGGGCAGGTCGACGTGCCGTTCGACGTCGATCACCGGTTCTCCTTCATCGACCTGCGTGAGCTCGCGGAAGTCGGCGTCAAGGTGCTGTCCGAGCAGGGCCACGACTCGGCGACCTACGAGCTGGCGGGACCCACCACCACGCCGGCCGAGGCCCTGCGCATCGCGGGACGTGCCCGAGGCGTGGAGCTCGAGGCGCGGACAATCGACTGGGCAAAGGCGCCGCTCCCGCCAGGGGTGGAGGACGATCCGTCCCGGGGCCCCGACATGCGTGCCATGTGGCAGGACTACGACCGGCACGGCCTGCACGGCAACAGCAACGTCCTGCGGATGCTGCTCGGCCGCGAACCGGCGTCCTTCGCGGAAGCGGCCGCCGCGTTCGACGTCCCCTGA
- a CDS encoding quinone oxidoreductase family protein, protein MSKVVVASAYGGPEVLSVIDVAVPDPGPGQVRIAVRAAGVNPFDQKLYSGAFGTDPAKLPIRLGAEAAGVVTAVGADATGPAGPVEVGDEVIAYRAPGAYAAELVVPASSVVPKPGSLSWEQAGGLMAAGVTAVHVLEAIGLRKDESVLVHGAAGGVGLMAVQLAVARGATVLATASAARHDLLRDLGAIPIAYGPGLADRVRAAAPEGVHAAADLVGTDEAVDISVELVTDRSRIATIAGFERGAQAGIKLLGGGPGADPGTAIRAAARLQLTEAAETGRLRVLIAGSHPLSEAAAAHRRIMTGHTSGKIVLVP, encoded by the coding sequence ATGAGCAAAGTAGTAGTAGCGAGCGCATACGGCGGTCCCGAGGTCCTGTCGGTGATCGATGTCGCCGTCCCGGATCCCGGGCCGGGGCAGGTGCGCATCGCGGTCCGTGCCGCCGGCGTCAACCCCTTCGATCAGAAGCTGTACAGCGGCGCCTTCGGGACCGATCCGGCGAAGTTGCCCATCCGGCTCGGTGCCGAGGCGGCAGGTGTGGTGACCGCGGTGGGCGCCGATGCGACCGGCCCCGCAGGTCCGGTCGAGGTCGGCGACGAGGTGATCGCCTATCGTGCGCCCGGCGCGTACGCCGCCGAACTCGTCGTCCCTGCCTCCTCGGTGGTGCCGAAGCCCGGAAGCCTGTCCTGGGAGCAGGCCGGCGGCCTGATGGCGGCCGGCGTCACCGCCGTACACGTTCTCGAGGCGATCGGCCTGCGCAAGGACGAGTCGGTGCTGGTGCACGGCGCCGCTGGAGGAGTCGGCCTGATGGCCGTGCAGTTGGCGGTCGCGCGCGGCGCCACCGTCCTCGCAACGGCAAGCGCGGCCAGGCACGACCTGCTTCGCGACCTGGGAGCGATCCCGATCGCATACGGTCCAGGGCTGGCCGACCGGGTACGCGCGGCAGCACCGGAGGGCGTCCACGCGGCGGCCGACCTGGTGGGCACCGACGAGGCGGTGGACATCTCCGTGGAACTCGTGACGGACCGGTCCCGGATCGCCACCATCGCGGGGTTCGAGCGCGGGGCCCAGGCCGGCATCAAGCTCCTCGGCGGCGGGCCCGGCGCAGATCCGGGCACGGCCATCCGTGCCGCCGCCCGCCTGCAACTCACGGAGGCTGCGGAGACAGGGCGACTGCGAGTCCTGATCGCCGGCAGTCACCCGCTCAGCGAAGCCGCTGCCGCCCATCGCCGGATCATGACCGGTCACACCAGTGGAAAAATCGTCCTGGTGCCGTAG
- a CDS encoding FAD-dependent monooxygenase produces the protein MSDRNERAGSRRVLVVGAGPVGLSLAIELGWRGVPVTVIDQGDGRVPFPAGEAIFSRTMEHLRRWGCAEEARAESAPPTDYPHRTVFATSVTGHVLAEFDYGVTNRSPGVYGPLTPEGPAFLSKFSFLPLLERTARGLPSVEIRFATRLETFDQDSDGVLAVVRDLESGASETLAGAYLVACDGGRSGVRRALDIEFEGMFAQGQNFAVHFRAPQLPALLRERLGGPAVQIHTLSSARRPYITVVNGVDEWRLSVYLEQEPEPGDAVAWVQEAVGAPIDVEILAAQPWSGHCVVARSYRAERVFLAGDSAHLLWPKGGFGANTGIGDAVDLGWKLAAVLQGWAGSTLLDSYESERRPIAVRNVTEASNNWRSDSQLAPDDTLGRADAEGDGARGEMGETIRRSRGKEFRCTGIQLGYRYSGSPICVPDGTPEPPDEPDDYVPSTWPGCRAPHAWLPDGSSVLDHFGRGFVLVVSGSADPSALVEAAHHRGVPLTVLRLADPAAARLYERPLVLVRPDGHVGWRGEQAPADLGAVLDRLRGAEAGNPAAGSVMVTRTGSARVASRQL, from the coding sequence GTGTCTGACCGCAACGAAAGAGCCGGATCCCGGCGTGTCCTGGTCGTCGGGGCGGGCCCCGTGGGCCTCTCGCTCGCGATCGAGCTGGGGTGGCGCGGTGTGCCGGTGACGGTGATCGACCAAGGTGACGGCCGCGTGCCCTTCCCGGCGGGCGAGGCGATCTTCTCCCGCACCATGGAACACCTTCGGCGCTGGGGCTGTGCGGAAGAGGCGCGCGCGGAGTCGGCACCGCCCACGGACTATCCGCACCGCACGGTGTTCGCCACGTCAGTGACGGGACACGTGCTCGCCGAGTTCGACTACGGGGTCACGAACCGGTCTCCCGGCGTGTACGGCCCGCTGACACCGGAGGGCCCCGCGTTCCTGTCCAAGTTCTCGTTCCTGCCGTTGCTCGAACGGACGGCGCGAGGCCTGCCCTCGGTGGAGATCAGGTTCGCCACGCGTCTGGAGACGTTCGACCAGGACTCCGACGGTGTCCTCGCCGTGGTGCGTGACCTGGAGAGCGGCGCGTCCGAGACACTGGCCGGCGCGTACCTCGTGGCCTGTGACGGCGGCCGCAGCGGTGTCCGGCGCGCACTGGACATCGAGTTCGAGGGCATGTTCGCGCAGGGCCAGAACTTCGCGGTGCACTTCCGTGCGCCGCAACTGCCGGCCCTGCTCCGGGAGCGATTGGGCGGCCCGGCGGTGCAGATCCACACACTGTCGTCGGCACGCAGGCCGTACATCACGGTGGTCAACGGCGTGGACGAGTGGCGGCTCTCGGTCTACCTGGAGCAAGAGCCGGAGCCCGGGGACGCGGTCGCCTGGGTGCAGGAAGCCGTAGGTGCGCCCATCGACGTGGAGATACTCGCCGCCCAGCCCTGGAGCGGGCACTGCGTCGTGGCCCGCAGCTACCGCGCGGAGCGGGTGTTCCTCGCGGGTGACTCGGCGCATCTGCTGTGGCCCAAGGGAGGCTTCGGTGCCAACACCGGGATCGGCGACGCCGTCGACCTCGGCTGGAAGCTCGCCGCGGTCCTTCAGGGCTGGGCGGGCTCCACGCTGCTCGACAGCTACGAGTCGGAGCGGCGGCCGATCGCCGTCCGCAACGTCACGGAGGCGTCGAACAACTGGCGGTCCGACTCCCAACTCGCACCCGACGACACGCTCGGCCGCGCGGACGCGGAGGGCGACGGGGCCCGCGGTGAGATGGGCGAGACGATCCGCCGGTCGAGAGGAAAGGAGTTCCGCTGCACGGGCATCCAGCTCGGATACCGCTACAGCGGCTCCCCGATCTGCGTGCCGGACGGTACTCCGGAGCCGCCCGACGAGCCGGACGACTACGTCCCGTCGACCTGGCCCGGTTGCCGCGCACCGCACGCATGGCTGCCCGACGGCAGCTCGGTGCTCGACCACTTCGGCCGCGGGTTCGTGCTCGTGGTCTCGGGGTCGGCCGACCCGTCCGCGCTGGTGGAGGCCGCACACCATCGTGGCGTGCCGCTGACGGTGCTGCGCCTCGCCGATCCGGCCGCGGCGAGGCTCTACGAGAGGCCGCTGGTGCTGGTCCGCCCCGACGGGCATGTCGGGTGGCGGGGCGAGCAGGCTCCGGCCGACCTCGGTGCGGTGCTCGACCGGCTGCGCGGGGCGGAGGCCGGGAATCCGGCCGCGGGTTCGGTCATGGTGACGCGGACGGGGTCGGCGAGAGTCGCCAGTCGCCAACTCTGA
- a CDS encoding VOC family protein, with the protein MTTTPQSAAAPAATETQAVALQIAEVVLKTGRYDDMAAFYTHVLGHGPFYERTPEPDAPPRPAGMPERAVDVRLGFFRVHDAPHSSQVLALFGIDSLIGTDASGPGLHHFQFGAGSLGELVTQFEHMASIGARPHRAANHGQATSFYYRDPDRNIVEFSCANFATTEEEVAFMSGPAFAANPSGLELNPDRFVARYRAGDPQDELLRLDNQAVAL; encoded by the coding sequence ATGACGACCACCCCCCAGAGCGCTGCCGCCCCCGCGGCCACCGAGACACAAGCCGTCGCGCTGCAGATAGCCGAAGTCGTGCTCAAGACCGGCCGCTACGACGACATGGCCGCCTTCTACACACACGTACTGGGACACGGACCGTTCTACGAGCGGACCCCCGAGCCCGACGCCCCGCCGCGTCCCGCGGGGATGCCCGAGCGAGCGGTCGATGTCCGACTGGGCTTCTTCCGCGTGCACGACGCCCCGCACAGCAGCCAGGTCCTCGCGCTGTTCGGCATCGACAGCCTGATCGGGACCGATGCCTCCGGGCCGGGCCTGCATCACTTCCAGTTCGGTGCCGGCTCGCTCGGTGAACTGGTCACCCAGTTCGAGCACATGGCGTCCATCGGTGCGCGCCCACACCGTGCCGCCAACCACGGCCAGGCCACCAGCTTCTACTACCGCGACCCGGACAGGAACATCGTCGAGTTCTCCTGCGCCAACTTCGCCACCACCGAGGAGGAGGTGGCCTTCATGTCCGGCCCCGCCTTCGCGGCGAACCCCTCCGGCCTGGAGCTCAACCCCGACCGCTTCGTCGCCCGCTACCGCGCCGGTGACCCCCAGGACGAGCTGCTGCGCCTGGACAACCAGGCGGTGGCCCTGTGA
- a CDS encoding nuclear transport factor 2 family protein has product MVSPADRSDDVGHCRALVVSYHRDIDSGRATAGIGAFAADAEFEAHGRVFRGRDEILGFLKAREADTGRQTAHVLANEVVTGQDDDDDGSGHKRVELQAMVLLHVRQPDGAYVLDRVLTTVHRFRHSGGEWRITHRTSRPLHPNV; this is encoded by the coding sequence GTGGTGTCTCCGGCTGATCGAAGCGATGATGTGGGCCACTGTCGGGCTCTGGTCGTCAGCTACCACCGCGACATCGACAGTGGCCGGGCCACCGCCGGGATCGGCGCGTTCGCCGCCGACGCCGAGTTCGAGGCACACGGCCGGGTCTTCCGCGGCCGGGACGAGATACTCGGCTTCCTCAAGGCGCGAGAGGCCGACACCGGACGACAGACCGCCCATGTGCTCGCCAACGAGGTCGTCACCGGTCAGGACGACGATGACGACGGAAGTGGCCACAAGCGGGTCGAGTTGCAGGCCATGGTTCTGCTGCACGTCCGGCAACCCGACGGCGCCTATGTCTTGGACCGCGTCCTCACCACCGTTCACCGGTTCCGCCACTCCGGCGGGGAGTGGCGGATCACGCACCGCACCTCGAGGCCGCTGCACCCCAACGTCTGA
- a CDS encoding carbohydrate ABC transporter permease has product MSALSHAPSTDSPARPTPTTAGTPGRLARLRGTNPLGAFGGLLWLVVVLVPVYWVVVTSLRTREGFFDANPLALPTSPTLENYRLVLDSGFTHYLLNSTLVTVGATLLTLVVSFLAAYAVVRGTSRALRWAFSVFLLGLAIPLQATIIPVYYLIAKAQMYDTLPAIVLPSAAFAIPLTVIILVNFLRDIPDELYESMRADGAGHWRMLWSLAVPLSRPALITVTIYDALNVWNGFLFPLILTQSPDKRVLPLFVWSFQGEFTINIPAILAAVVLSTLPILAVYILGRRQLIGGLTAGFGK; this is encoded by the coding sequence ATGTCCGCGCTCTCCCACGCCCCGTCCACCGACTCCCCGGCCCGCCCGACACCGACGACCGCGGGGACACCCGGCCGCCTGGCCCGGCTGCGCGGCACCAACCCTCTGGGTGCCTTCGGCGGCTTGCTCTGGCTGGTGGTCGTCCTCGTCCCGGTCTACTGGGTCGTCGTCACCAGCCTGCGCACCCGCGAGGGCTTCTTCGACGCCAACCCGCTCGCCCTGCCGACCAGTCCCACCCTGGAGAACTACCGCCTGGTCCTGGACAGCGGCTTCACCCACTACCTCCTCAACAGCACCCTGGTCACGGTCGGCGCGACGCTGTTGACCCTCGTGGTGTCGTTCCTGGCCGCGTATGCCGTCGTCCGCGGCACCAGCCGGGCGCTGCGCTGGGCGTTCAGTGTCTTCCTGCTGGGACTCGCCATCCCACTCCAGGCCACGATCATCCCGGTGTACTACCTGATCGCCAAGGCGCAGATGTACGACACCCTGCCCGCGATCGTGCTCCCCTCGGCGGCGTTCGCCATCCCGCTCACAGTGATCATCCTGGTCAACTTCCTGCGCGACATCCCCGACGAGTTGTACGAGTCCATGCGCGCGGACGGCGCGGGCCACTGGCGGATGCTCTGGAGCCTGGCCGTGCCCCTGTCGCGCCCCGCCCTGATCACGGTCACGATCTACGACGCCCTGAACGTCTGGAACGGCTTCCTCTTCCCGCTGATCCTCACCCAGAGCCCCGACAAGCGCGTCCTGCCGCTGTTCGTATGGAGCTTCCAGGGCGAGTTCACGATCAACATCCCGGCGATCCTGGCCGCGGTGGTCCTCTCGACGCTGCCGATCCTCGCCGTCTACATTCTCGGCCGCCGACAGCTCATCGGCGGGCTAACAGCAGGCTTCGGCAAGTGA
- a CDS encoding TetR/AcrR family transcriptional regulator produces the protein MPRNRQQIPREERTGDLLAAATELFLAKGYDKTTMADISAAAGVARGNVYWYFDSKDDIFAAVMDRMLSREIRTLSAEQAGADPLSRLVRGLSDMRYSRPLHQAMHDRLPHSEAVRAAHNTFLGWIVGLVDEVMAEHGLDGDPDIDATLLRDTVVTVFEGAHVPNDRNRPAHEMLRFLMESVLAGRSPIKRA, from the coding sequence ATGCCGCGGAACCGCCAACAGATCCCCCGTGAAGAGCGGACAGGTGATCTGCTGGCCGCGGCCACCGAGCTTTTTCTCGCCAAGGGGTACGACAAGACCACGATGGCGGACATCAGCGCCGCCGCCGGGGTGGCCAGGGGCAACGTGTACTGGTACTTCGACTCGAAGGACGACATCTTCGCCGCGGTGATGGACCGGATGCTCAGCCGCGAGATCCGTACCCTCAGTGCGGAGCAGGCGGGCGCCGACCCGCTGAGCCGGCTGGTGCGGGGGCTGTCCGACATGCGCTACTCCCGGCCGCTGCACCAGGCCATGCACGACCGGCTTCCGCATTCGGAGGCGGTCCGGGCCGCCCACAACACCTTCCTGGGCTGGATCGTCGGACTGGTCGACGAGGTCATGGCCGAGCACGGCCTCGACGGCGACCCCGACATCGATGCCACGCTCCTCCGCGACACCGTGGTCACCGTGTTCGAAGGCGCGCACGTGCCCAACGACCGGAACAGACCGGCACACGAGATGCTCCGCTTCCTGATGGAGTCCGTCCTGGCGGGGCGTTCACCGATCAAGAGGGCGTGA
- a CDS encoding fumarylacetoacetate hydrolase family protein produces MTRLVSTAKGIGRMEDDGETVALLDLDATDLGAALQSGLDIASIATAVVRDRVPLAQAQLVAPVPRPSKIWAVGYAYAGHRTEVGYAGTAEDPVIFLKAPSSVIGTGERIRLPKAAPDEVDYEGELAVVIGRRATDVPEADAYSFVAGFTICNDVSARDVQKGRVPGRAANVTAAKSFDTFTPMGPALATLDEFADPDDLHLRTWVAGELRQDARTSQLIHPVPALVSYLSRQTTLEPGDVIATGTPAGVGHKRGLFLRSGDEVRIEIEGIGTLANTCA; encoded by the coding sequence GTGACCAGGCTCGTCAGCACGGCCAAGGGGATCGGCAGGATGGAGGACGACGGCGAGACCGTGGCCCTCCTCGACCTCGACGCGACCGACCTCGGTGCCGCCCTGCAGTCCGGCCTCGACATCGCGTCCATCGCCACGGCCGTGGTCCGCGACCGGGTACCCCTGGCCCAGGCCCAGCTCGTCGCGCCCGTCCCCAGGCCCTCCAAGATCTGGGCGGTGGGTTACGCCTACGCCGGTCACCGCACGGAGGTGGGGTACGCCGGCACGGCGGAGGATCCGGTCATCTTCCTGAAGGCCCCGTCCTCGGTGATCGGCACGGGAGAGCGGATCCGCCTCCCGAAGGCGGCCCCGGACGAGGTCGACTACGAAGGCGAACTCGCGGTCGTCATCGGCAGGCGCGCGACCGACGTGCCGGAGGCGGACGCGTACTCGTTCGTCGCCGGCTTCACGATCTGCAACGACGTCAGCGCGCGCGATGTCCAGAAGGGACGCGTTCCCGGCCGGGCCGCCAACGTCACCGCGGCCAAGAGCTTCGACACCTTCACCCCCATGGGCCCCGCCCTGGCCACGCTCGACGAGTTCGCCGATCCTGATGACCTGCACCTGCGCACCTGGGTCGCAGGCGAGCTCCGCCAGGACGCGCGTACCTCCCAGCTCATCCACCCGGTTCCCGCGCTCGTCTCGTACCTGTCGCGGCAGACGACCCTCGAACCCGGCGACGTGATAGCCACCGGAACCCCGGCCGGAGTGGGGCACAAACGAGGCCTGTTCCTGCGGTCCGGGGACGAGGTCCGGATCGAGATCGAGGGCATCGGCACCCTCGCGAACACCTGCGCCTGA
- a CDS encoding zinc-dependent alcohol dehydrogenase, translated as MTTMLALRAHRDASTLVLEDIPVPEPGPMDVVVRVASAGLAPGIMRLLKMGAFKHLPTTLGFEAAGTIAAVGNDATGVRVGDRVRAHTLLNCRTCIYCRTDRDMMCPQQSMMGYAAFNDSSMPLYDEYHNGVLAEYVRIPYWLVDPLPESVGFDVAAKVLTMGNAVRALKWAELPMGSTVVVTAATGAMGTATVKLAKHFGVADLILVGRHRDRLKAVAGLAGGIPTSVVALDELPDDWAATGALAGRLRELAPGGAHAVLDYVPDGPVTGQAMAGVATGGALVHMGGNMTPLQQSPMALMMNMWRFVGTRACTRNDALEVLRLLETGALTADELITHRFPLSEVMGAVDAVQRRDEPMWMPVINP; from the coding sequence ATGACCACGATGCTTGCCCTGCGCGCCCATCGTGACGCCAGCACCCTGGTCCTGGAGGACATCCCCGTTCCCGAGCCCGGTCCGATGGACGTCGTCGTGCGGGTCGCCTCCGCCGGCCTGGCCCCGGGGATCATGCGCCTGCTCAAAATGGGCGCGTTCAAGCATCTGCCGACCACCCTCGGCTTCGAGGCCGCCGGCACCATCGCCGCCGTCGGCAACGACGCCACCGGCGTCCGCGTCGGTGACCGGGTCAGGGCGCACACCCTCCTGAACTGCCGCACCTGCATCTACTGCCGTACCGACCGCGACATGATGTGCCCGCAGCAGTCCATGATGGGCTACGCCGCCTTCAACGACTCCTCGATGCCCCTCTACGACGAGTACCACAACGGCGTGCTCGCCGAATACGTACGCATCCCGTACTGGCTGGTCGACCCGCTGCCGGAATCCGTCGGCTTCGACGTCGCCGCCAAGGTTCTCACCATGGGCAACGCGGTACGCGCGCTCAAGTGGGCCGAGCTGCCGATGGGATCCACCGTCGTCGTCACCGCCGCGACCGGTGCCATGGGCACCGCGACGGTCAAGCTCGCGAAGCACTTCGGTGTCGCCGACCTCATCCTCGTCGGCCGCCACAGAGACCGGCTCAAGGCCGTCGCCGGGCTGGCCGGTGGCATCCCGACCAGCGTCGTCGCCCTGGACGAACTCCCCGACGACTGGGCGGCCACCGGCGCGCTCGCCGGCCGGCTGCGTGAACTGGCACCCGGCGGAGCACACGCGGTCCTCGACTACGTTCCCGACGGGCCGGTCACAGGTCAGGCCATGGCCGGGGTCGCGACCGGCGGCGCACTGGTGCACATGGGAGGCAACATGACGCCGCTGCAGCAGTCACCGATGGCACTCATGATGAACATGTGGCGGTTCGTCGGGACCCGCGCCTGTACCCGCAACGACGCGCTGGAAGTCCTGCGCCTGCTGGAGACCGGTGCCCTCACCGCAGACGAGCTCATCACCCATCGGTTCCCGCTCAGCGAAGTGATGGGGGCCGTCGACGCCGTCCAACGCCGCGACGAACCCATGTGGATGCCCGTGATCAATCCCTGA
- a CDS encoding methyltransferase domain-containing protein — MTSDPKSSFGGGNPWDHIQPWDEEIFGKEVHDSTLQNKWGTAVSIAGGLPYIWRELARPISEIVYGLLELRAGDKVLLIGEGIAPAGWVEDMREIVGPDGVVDEVEIIHEGRKAVLGKLPGRNGQTGCWRWDYADSKADEQYDCVAVLQATQHCDDWEEAARDLLRVMKPGRRIVLAESVLKGPTFTARINSDVHLRQWFDKLFQQVSVEDIPYWSGEEVREAFGDTVDSPQLLEWRGIEMFWGRKK; from the coding sequence GTGACCAGCGATCCCAAGAGCAGTTTCGGCGGCGGAAACCCGTGGGACCACATTCAGCCGTGGGACGAGGAGATTTTCGGGAAGGAAGTCCACGACAGCACCCTGCAGAACAAGTGGGGAACCGCCGTGTCGATCGCCGGCGGGCTGCCCTACATCTGGAGGGAACTGGCCCGGCCGATCTCCGAAATCGTCTATGGCCTCCTCGAACTCCGCGCCGGAGACAAGGTCCTGCTCATCGGCGAGGGCATCGCCCCCGCGGGGTGGGTGGAAGACATGCGGGAGATCGTGGGACCGGACGGCGTCGTCGATGAGGTGGAGATCATCCACGAGGGCCGGAAGGCGGTCCTGGGCAAGCTCCCCGGGCGGAACGGCCAGACCGGCTGCTGGCGCTGGGACTACGCCGACTCGAAGGCCGACGAGCAGTACGACTGCGTCGCGGTGCTCCAGGCGACCCAGCACTGCGACGACTGGGAAGAGGCGGCCAGGGACCTGCTGCGCGTGATGAAGCCGGGCCGCCGCATCGTGCTGGCCGAGTCGGTTCTGAAGGGGCCGACGTTCACCGCGCGCATCAACTCCGACGTCCATCTCCGGCAATGGTTCGACAAGCTGTTTCAGCAGGTCTCCGTGGAAGACATTCCCTACTGGTCCGGCGAGGAGGTCCGCGAAGCATTCGGGGACACCGTCGACAGTCCGCAGTTGCTGGAATGGCGCGGAATCGAGATGTTCTGGGGTCGAAAGAAGTAA